Proteins encoded by one window of Blautia argi:
- a CDS encoding alanine/glycine:cation symporter family protein encodes MQEWIHGLQRFVWGPGMLVFFLAAGLRFTWQSRFFQIRRLRLWLKTTLGSLKTKEKSEEKEEHTISQFQSFCTALAATLGTGNITGVATALMFGGPGAIFWLWVSAFLGMMTSYAENFLGIKYRYRDQEGRWKGGAMVYMERGLKCRPLALVFAFCCLGASFGMGNMVQGNSMAQGLWNTFHIKPFASGSICMILVAVALTGGIKRIAAFTEKLVPVMAGAYLCGTLAVLFVFRQQIPAAFSLIFREAFCLRPVVGGFAGYGMGQAIRMGIARGIFSNEAGLGSSVMAHANTRVQSPQVQGMWGILEIFIDSIVVCTMTALVLLVSGVYEPQKYLMQLQTGQAVTDGTTLTGMAFDTVLPWGREFLAVAVALFAFATILGWAYFGEQTAEYLGRKKGAALYRLAYILLTLPGCMLAPQMIWDLSDALNGMMAIPNLLALFFLGKEIQYDR; translated from the coding sequence ATGCAGGAATGGATTCATGGACTGCAGAGGTTTGTATGGGGACCCGGTATGCTGGTGTTTTTTCTGGCGGCCGGGCTTCGTTTTACCTGGCAGTCCCGTTTTTTTCAAATCCGGAGGCTTCGACTGTGGCTAAAAACCACGCTGGGGTCTTTAAAGACAAAGGAAAAATCAGAAGAAAAAGAGGAGCATACAATTTCACAGTTTCAGTCCTTTTGCACAGCCCTGGCGGCTACCCTCGGGACAGGAAACATTACCGGGGTGGCTACTGCTCTGATGTTCGGTGGTCCCGGGGCAATCTTCTGGCTTTGGGTATCTGCATTTCTGGGAATGATGACCAGCTATGCAGAAAATTTTCTGGGGATTAAATACCGTTATCGGGATCAGGAGGGACGCTGGAAGGGCGGCGCCATGGTATATATGGAGCGGGGATTAAAATGCAGACCGCTTGCTCTGGTGTTTGCTTTTTGCTGTCTGGGCGCCTCTTTTGGCATGGGAAATATGGTACAGGGAAATTCCATGGCGCAGGGGCTGTGGAATACGTTTCACATAAAGCCCTTTGCATCCGGCAGTATTTGTATGATACTGGTGGCAGTGGCGCTTACAGGCGGGATTAAAAGAATCGCAGCTTTTACAGAGAAACTGGTTCCTGTTATGGCAGGCGCTTATTTGTGCGGAACTCTGGCTGTACTTTTTGTCTTTCGGCAACAGATACCTGCGGCTTTTTCTCTGATATTCAGAGAGGCATTCTGTCTGCGTCCGGTAGTGGGAGGATTTGCAGGATACGGTATGGGGCAGGCAATCCGTATGGGAATTGCCAGAGGAATTTTTTCTAATGAGGCAGGACTTGGCTCTTCGGTAATGGCACATGCAAATACAAGGGTACAATCTCCCCAGGTGCAGGGTATGTGGGGGATTCTGGAGATTTTTATTGATTCCATTGTTGTATGTACCATGACAGCCTTGGTACTTCTGGTAAGCGGGGTATATGAACCCCAAAAATATCTGATGCAGCTTCAGACAGGGCAGGCTGTCACAGACGGTACAACGCTTACCGGTATGGCTTTTGATACGGTGCTTCCCTGGGGCCGGGAGTTTCTGGCAGTGGCAGTAGCGCTTTTTGCATTTGCAACCATTCTGGGCTGGGCTTATTTTGGAGAGCAGACAGCAGAGTATCTGGGAAGAAAGAAGGGGGCAGCGTTGTACCGTCTGGCTTATATTCTGCTCACCCTTCCCGGCTGTATGCTGGCTCCTCAGATGATTTGGGATTTATCTGATGCATTAAACGGTATGATGGCAATTCCAAATTTGCTGGCATTGTTTTTCTTAGGGAAAGAGATTCAGTATGACAGGTAA
- a CDS encoding PaaI family thioesterase, which produces MENERNREMEQEIRESMDRLYPKDPDHLYSKMQIEFYACSYEKRSVTLRFPVQRWELNHMATMHGGLIATAVDTTCGVLVRSVSKSQRIPTINLSLNYLSPAMAQDVLLVTAKADRAGRSICNVSAECKSEKTGKLIATATANFMILD; this is translated from the coding sequence ATGGAAAACGAAAGAAACCGGGAAATGGAGCAGGAGATAAGGGAGAGCATGGATCGGCTTTATCCCAAAGACCCGGATCATTTATACAGCAAAATGCAGATAGAATTTTATGCTTGCAGTTATGAAAAAAGGAGCGTGACATTGCGCTTCCCGGTACAGAGGTGGGAACTAAATCACATGGCAACCATGCACGGAGGACTGATTGCCACAGCCGTTGACACTACCTGTGGGGTTCTGGTGCGAAGTGTGAGCAAAAGTCAGAGGATTCCCACCATTAATCTGAGTCTGAATTATCTGTCCCCTGCCATGGCGCAGGACGTCCTTTTGGTAACTGCAAAGGCAGACCGCGCAGGACGAAGCATCTGCAATGTATCGGCAGAGTGTAAATCTGAAAAGACGGGGAAATTGATTGCCACAGCAACGGCAAACTTTATGATTTTGGACTGA
- a CDS encoding NlpC/P60 family protein, giving the protein MKLKELKRVLALSMAFTLAVPANVYAADVQVQTEDNTEMESEPLLLEDTQENTEEPENPVVPEAPQEQPETPEQPETPEQPETPEQPEVPETPEQPEVPETPETPEALKGETPEQYEQRTGYRLPEGHHYVLDENGFVILLEDGTPKIEADQPEAPKGETPEQYEQRTGYKLPEGHHYVLDENGFVILLEDGTPEIEADQPEAPKGETPEQYEQRTGYKLPEGHHYVLDENGFVILLENGSPQIAADDISAPSTNEELVANQQIYEVPKLVEDFRFWTVARKYAFAKDNLEIKEEMNTEARSVGTLAKEGVCYILKEEEDGWIYVESGKVRGFVKADAVFTGEEAQKILEKYQKQAKEKAKKEKKTYTGIEGTAPVAQELVPYLENKAFLHLRATVNQTVVEKDYALSTASLLNVREGKGTDSRIVGTLKRGSLVYVIAEKGQNWVYIESGDVRGFVSREYLNVEEAVKAEVEKNGEDAYTTAEIQVDPEENQARYYTLTSVKSGIPGGEVRKSIVEFASQFIGNPYVWGGTSLTDGADCSGFVQSIYKQYGYDLPRVAEDQAQYGTKIPVEDAQPGDLIFYAKDGYIFHVVMYAGDGKTIEAKGTNYGIVSDDVNSGCAVWATKILDDTQTVYGSGDIAEVNATEEMYGDLLGNFKLTYYCACELCCDVETGITATGTPVIEGQTIAVDPNVIPYGTQVIINGHIFTAEDCGGAIKDNRIDIYVNDHEKANALGVNYADVYLLK; this is encoded by the coding sequence TTGAAATTAAAAGAACTAAAGAGGGTACTTGCATTATCTATGGCATTTACACTGGCGGTTCCTGCTAATGTATATGCAGCTGATGTGCAGGTGCAGACAGAAGACAATACGGAAATGGAATCAGAACCTCTGTTGCTGGAGGATACACAGGAAAATACAGAGGAGCCGGAAAATCCAGTTGTTCCTGAAGCCCCTCAAGAACAGCCGGAAACCCCGGAGCAGCCGGAAACCCCGGAGCAGCCGGAAACCCCGGAGCAGCCGGAAGTGCCGGAAACCCCGGAGCAGCCGGAAGTGCCGGAAACACCAGAAACTCCGGAAGCGCTAAAGGGAGAAACCCCGGAGCAGTATGAGCAGAGAACAGGCTACAGGCTACCGGAGGGGCATCACTATGTCTTAGATGAAAACGGCTTTGTGATTCTTCTGGAAGATGGCACACCGAAGATAGAAGCAGACCAGCCGGAAGCGCCAAAGGGAGAAACCCCGGAGCAGTATGAGCAGAGAACAGGCTACAAGTTGCCGGAGGGACATCACTATGTCTTAGATGAAAACGGCTTTGTGATTCTTCTGGAAGATGGCACACCAGAGATAGAAGCAGACCAGCCGGAAGCGCCAAAGGGAGAAACCCCGGAGCAGTATGAGCAGAGAACAGGCTACAAGTTGCCGGAGGGACACCACTATGTCTTAGATGAAAACGGCTTTGTGATTCTTCTGGAAAATGGTTCTCCCCAGATTGCGGCTGATGATATTTCAGCGCCTTCTACCAACGAAGAGCTGGTTGCAAATCAGCAGATTTACGAGGTTCCAAAGCTGGTAGAGGATTTCCGTTTCTGGACAGTGGCAAGAAAATACGCATTTGCCAAGGATAATCTGGAAATCAAAGAGGAAATGAATACAGAAGCCCGCAGTGTGGGGACTCTGGCAAAGGAAGGCGTATGCTACATACTGAAAGAGGAAGAGGACGGCTGGATTTATGTAGAGTCCGGCAAAGTCAGAGGCTTTGTAAAAGCAGATGCTGTCTTTACTGGAGAAGAAGCACAGAAGATTCTGGAAAAATATCAGAAGCAGGCAAAAGAAAAAGCGAAAAAGGAAAAGAAAACCTATACAGGAATCGAAGGAACTGCACCTGTGGCACAGGAGCTGGTGCCTTATCTGGAGAATAAAGCTTTTCTGCATTTGAGAGCCACAGTAAATCAGACGGTTGTGGAAAAAGATTATGCATTGTCAACAGCAAGTCTGCTCAATGTGAGAGAAGGAAAGGGAACAGACAGTCGTATTGTAGGAACGCTGAAAAGGGGAAGTCTGGTTTATGTTATTGCAGAAAAAGGCCAGAATTGGGTGTACATAGAATCCGGTGATGTCCGTGGATTTGTAAGCCGTGAATATCTCAATGTGGAAGAAGCAGTAAAAGCAGAGGTAGAAAAGAACGGCGAGGATGCTTATACCACAGCAGAGATTCAGGTGGATCCAGAAGAAAATCAGGCCCGTTATTACACCCTGACTTCCGTTAAATCCGGTATTCCGGGTGGGGAAGTGAGAAAGTCCATTGTGGAATTTGCCTCTCAGTTTATTGGAAATCCATATGTATGGGGCGGTACCAGCCTGACAGACGGAGCGGACTGTTCCGGTTTTGTGCAGAGCATTTATAAGCAATATGGCTATGATTTGCCGAGAGTGGCAGAAGACCAGGCACAGTACGGAACCAAGATTCCGGTAGAAGATGCACAGCCCGGAGATTTGATTTTCTATGCAAAGGACGGATATATTTTCCATGTGGTTATGTATGCCGGAGATGGCAAAACCATTGAGGCAAAGGGAACCAATTACGGAATTGTATCTGATGATGTAAACAGTGGCTGCGCAGTATGGGCAACTAAGATTCTGGACGATACACAGACCGTATACGGTAGCGGAGATATTGCAGAAGTCAATGCAACGGAAGAAATGTATGGTGATTTGTTAGGAAACTTTAAGCTGACCTATTACTGTGCATGTGAGCTTTGCTGCGATGTGGAAACAGGAATTACGGCAACAGGCACACCGGTTATTGAGGGACAGACCATTGCTGTAGACCCAAACGTGATTCCTTATGGAACGCAGGTGATTATCAATGGTCATATTTTCACGGCAGAAGACTGCGGCGGTGCCATTAAAGATAACCGCATTGATATTTATGTCAATGACCATGAGAAAGCCAACGCTCTGGGTGTGAACTATGCAGACGTGTATCTGCTGAAATAA
- the truA gene encoding tRNA pseudouridine(38-40) synthase TruA gives MNYRLDIQYDGTRYGGWQKQKDTDNTIQGKIEDVLSRMCETPVTIQGAGRTDAGVHARGQVANAHMDTDKSCEEICAYLNHYLPEDIEILQVRQAAERFHSRLNAREKVYQYRIAAGFHKNVFERKYQCPLHENLDIDAMREAAGFLEGTHDFKSFCSNKKMKKSSIRTLHCIEIQETEQEICITYTGDGFLYNMVRILTGTLIEVGRGVRKSETMTALLESCDRKNAGFTAPARGLTLLEVRY, from the coding sequence TTGAATTATCGTTTGGATATACAGTATGACGGCACCCGCTACGGCGGCTGGCAGAAGCAGAAAGACACGGACAATACCATACAGGGAAAAATAGAAGACGTACTGTCCCGCATGTGTGAAACGCCGGTAACCATACAGGGTGCAGGGCGGACAGATGCAGGCGTCCATGCAAGGGGACAGGTGGCAAACGCTCATATGGATACAGACAAAAGCTGTGAAGAAATCTGTGCGTATCTGAATCATTATCTTCCGGAGGATATTGAAATTCTTCAGGTGCGTCAGGCAGCAGAGCGTTTTCACAGCCGGTTAAATGCCAGAGAAAAGGTGTACCAGTATCGAATAGCAGCGGGCTTTCATAAAAATGTATTTGAACGGAAGTACCAGTGCCCCCTTCATGAAAACCTGGATATTGACGCTATGAGAGAAGCTGCGGGATTCTTAGAAGGAACCCATGATTTTAAAAGTTTTTGTTCAAATAAAAAGATGAAAAAGTCTTCCATAAGGACGCTGCATTGTATTGAGATACAGGAAACAGAGCAGGAAATTTGCATAACCTACACTGGGGACGGCTTCCTTTATAATATGGTAAGAATTCTTACAGGAACGCTGATTGAAGTGGGAAGAGGAGTAAGAAAATCGGAAACCATGACAGCGCTTCTGGAAAGCTGTGACAGAAAAAACGCAGGCTTTACAGCCCCGGCAAGAGGGCTGACTCTGCTGGAAGTACGGTATTAA